Proteins from a single region of Streptomyces sp. Tu 3180:
- a CDS encoding DUF3995 domain-containing protein, whose product MSKARVDAGPASAVPVSRWERAVGHCAVFAGLAYALPHLWWGMGVMFAYPDTPESVPDVAWQRMIAFWGMGAAAALAALATTALFRPWGDLFPRWLRVGAALTGGTGLALWGLGYGYLRFFVAVGRVEPSPEVAASFGPWNFYWYPVFFVWGASLALAALHLRRRPSAPGTGVPRPDERTRRAPSTTEVNP is encoded by the coding sequence ATGTCGAAGGCACGAGTGGATGCCGGCCCGGCGTCCGCGGTCCCGGTCTCCCGGTGGGAGCGGGCCGTCGGCCACTGCGCGGTGTTCGCCGGGCTCGCCTACGCCCTGCCGCACCTGTGGTGGGGGATGGGCGTCATGTTCGCCTACCCCGACACCCCCGAGTCGGTGCCGGACGTGGCCTGGCAGCGCATGATCGCCTTCTGGGGCATGGGGGCGGCCGCCGCGCTCGCCGCCCTCGCGACCACCGCCCTCTTCCGGCCCTGGGGGGACCTCTTCCCCCGGTGGCTGCGCGTCGGGGCGGCCCTGACCGGCGGCACCGGGCTCGCGCTGTGGGGCCTCGGCTACGGCTACCTGCGGTTCTTCGTCGCCGTGGGCCGGGTGGAGCCCAGCCCGGAGGTGGCCGCCTCCTTCGGCCCCTGGAACTTCTACTGGTATCCCGTGTTCTTCGTCTGGGGCGCGTCGCTGGCACTCGCCGCCCTCCATCTGCGCCGCCGACCGTCCGCCCCCGGGACCGGCGTCCCGCGGCCGGACGAGCGGACCCGGCGGGCCCCGTCAACCACCGAGGTGAACCCGTGA
- a CDS encoding ATP-binding cassette domain-containing protein produces the protein MTNAIEAEGLRKSYKGHEALSGVSLSVPEGTVLGLLGPNGAGKTTTVRILATLLRPEEGRATVAGFDAVKQPKEVRRRIGLTGQYAALDERLTGRENLRLIGTLLHLGKRRSHRKADELLERFELSDAAGRVVRTYSGGMRRRLDLAASLMVDPPVLFLDEPTTGLDPSSRVVLWGMIREQVAKGVTVLLTTQYLEEADQLADRIVVIDSGRVIADGTADQLKQKVGTERLEVSALAAGNTPRVVAAIGARLAATPAVSEDGRTVSVPLPDGMAGVAAAAAAVEELGIEVAEFAVRRPSLDDVFMTLTGQTAKEKESA, from the coding sequence GTGACGAACGCCATCGAGGCCGAGGGCCTCCGCAAGAGCTACAAGGGACACGAGGCGCTGAGCGGGGTGTCCCTCTCCGTGCCCGAGGGGACGGTCCTCGGACTGCTCGGCCCCAACGGTGCGGGCAAGACCACCACCGTCCGCATCCTGGCCACCCTGCTCCGGCCCGAGGAGGGCCGGGCGACGGTCGCCGGCTTCGACGCCGTGAAGCAGCCCAAGGAGGTACGCCGCCGGATCGGCCTCACCGGCCAGTACGCGGCCCTCGACGAACGGCTCACCGGCCGCGAGAACCTGCGGCTCATCGGCACCCTGCTGCACCTGGGCAAGCGCCGGTCGCACCGGAAGGCGGACGAACTGCTGGAGCGGTTCGAACTCTCCGACGCCGCCGGCCGGGTGGTGCGGACGTACTCCGGCGGCATGCGCAGGCGGCTGGACCTGGCGGCCAGCCTGATGGTCGACCCGCCGGTCCTCTTCCTCGACGAGCCGACCACCGGACTCGACCCCAGCAGCCGGGTCGTCCTGTGGGGGATGATCCGCGAGCAGGTGGCCAAGGGCGTCACCGTCCTGCTGACCACCCAGTACCTGGAGGAGGCCGACCAGCTCGCCGACCGCATCGTGGTGATCGACTCCGGCAGGGTCATCGCCGACGGCACCGCCGACCAGCTGAAGCAGAAGGTCGGCACCGAGCGCCTCGAGGTCTCCGCGCTCGCCGCCGGGAACACCCCCCGGGTGGTCGCCGCGATCGGCGCCCGGCTCGCGGCCACCCCGGCCGTCTCCGAGGACGGCCGCACCGTGTCGGTGCCGCTGCCCGACGGCATGGCCGGGGTCGCCGCCGCGGCCGCGGCGGTGGAGGAACTCGGCATCGAAGTGGCGGAGTTCGCCGTCCGGCGTCCTTCGCTCGACGACGTCTTCATGACGCTGACCGGCCAGACGGCCAAGGAGAAGGAATCGGCGTGA
- a CDS encoding ABC transporter permease, with protein MTETLSDVRALVGRHFRHIYRIPEQLISVTIMPIAFVLIFGMLFGSAMKVEGGSYQEYIMAGIFIQVMMANISQTALGVVGDLGNGLVDRFRSLPISRSAVLIGRTTADMALAAWSCVLMAGVGWLIGWRIHNGLPKALAAFGLLLLLGFAMSWLGALLGLALRSTESVNALAFMAMMPLVFLSNAFVPPDGLPAWLRVVAEWNPVSMVVTACRQLFGNPTVGVGTGLPAEHPVAMSLLLIGGILAVVIPLSGRAYSTATAR; from the coding sequence GTGACCGAGACACTGAGTGACGTACGGGCCCTGGTGGGCCGTCACTTCCGGCACATCTACCGCATACCCGAGCAGCTGATCAGCGTCACCATCATGCCGATCGCCTTCGTGCTGATCTTCGGCATGCTCTTCGGCAGCGCCATGAAGGTGGAGGGCGGCAGCTACCAGGAGTACATCATGGCCGGCATCTTCATCCAGGTGATGATGGCCAACATCTCCCAGACGGCCCTCGGCGTCGTCGGGGACCTGGGCAACGGCCTGGTGGACCGCTTCCGTTCGCTGCCGATCTCCCGCTCCGCGGTGCTGATCGGCCGTACCACCGCGGACATGGCGCTCGCCGCCTGGTCGTGCGTGCTGATGGCGGGCGTCGGCTGGCTCATCGGCTGGCGCATCCACAACGGGCTGCCCAAGGCCCTCGCGGCGTTCGGGCTGCTGCTCCTGCTCGGTTTCGCCATGTCGTGGCTCGGCGCGCTGCTCGGTCTGGCGCTGCGCAGCACCGAATCGGTCAACGCCCTGGCGTTCATGGCGATGATGCCGCTGGTGTTCCTGTCCAACGCGTTCGTCCCGCCGGACGGGCTGCCGGCCTGGCTGCGGGTCGTCGCCGAGTGGAACCCGGTCAGCATGGTGGTCACCGCCTGCCGGCAGCTCTTCGGCAACCCCACGGTGGGCGTCGGCACGGGACTGCCGGCCGAGCACCCCGTCGCGATGTCGCTGCTCCTGATCGGCGGCATCCTCGCCGTGGTCATCCCGCTGTCCGGCCGCGCCTACAGCACGGCGACGGCCCGCTGA